One window of the Pseudofrankia sp. DC12 genome contains the following:
- a CDS encoding dCMP deaminase — translation MAAEAGAADVDGRWLGYAVELAKRCPPAQTAFSVGAVIVGPDGETVLAEGWSRAGDPRDHAEEAALRGFAAGDPRLAGATLYSSLEPCSARASRPRTCTELTLAAGIGRVVFAWREPALFVDCQGAELLAAAGVTVVERPDLAAGVRAANAHLLAD, via the coding sequence ATGGCGGCGGAGGCGGGCGCAGCCGACGTCGACGGGCGCTGGCTGGGGTACGCCGTGGAGCTCGCGAAGCGGTGCCCGCCGGCCCAGACGGCCTTCTCGGTCGGCGCTGTGATCGTCGGCCCGGACGGGGAGACGGTGCTGGCCGAGGGCTGGTCCCGGGCGGGCGACCCGCGCGACCACGCGGAGGAGGCCGCCCTGCGCGGCTTCGCCGCCGGCGACCCGCGGCTGGCCGGTGCCACCCTCTACAGCTCGTTGGAGCCCTGCAGCGCCCGCGCCTCCCGGCCGCGGACCTGCACCGAGCTCACGCTGGCGGCCGGCATCGGCCGGGTCGTGTTCGCCTGGCGCGAGCCGGCGCTGTTCGTCGACTGCCAGGGCGCCGAGCTGCTCGCCGCCGCGGGTGTCACGGTCGTCGAGCGGCCGGACCTCGCGGCAGGGGTACGCGCGGCCAACGCCCACCTGCTCGCCGACTGA
- the rpe gene encoding ribulose-phosphate 3-epimerase, with protein MATAQIYPSLLAADFGRIADAARAVEGHADWLHVDVMDYHFVPNLAFSGDTVTALRAVTETPLDCHLMISDPDRWAPGFAERGAANVTIHAEAVENLPRTTEAIRAAGARTGLAVKPATPVDGYADDLHRFDLLLLMTIEPGFGGQTFMDSVLPKIEAARRLLDQRGLDLWLQIDGGVNAETVERAAAAGVDVFVAGTAVYGAADPGAAIEALRAQALRAAPRLSPPGREATV; from the coding sequence GTGGCTACCGCGCAGATCTATCCCAGCCTGCTCGCCGCGGACTTCGGCCGGATCGCGGACGCGGCCCGGGCGGTCGAGGGCCATGCGGACTGGCTGCACGTTGACGTCATGGACTACCATTTCGTCCCCAACCTGGCCTTCTCCGGCGACACGGTGACCGCGCTGCGGGCCGTGACCGAGACGCCGCTGGACTGCCATCTGATGATCTCCGACCCGGACCGCTGGGCTCCGGGCTTCGCGGAGCGCGGCGCGGCGAACGTGACCATCCACGCCGAGGCGGTCGAGAACCTGCCGCGCACCACCGAGGCGATCCGCGCCGCCGGCGCCCGCACCGGGCTCGCCGTCAAGCCGGCCACACCGGTCGACGGCTACGCCGACGACCTGCACCGCTTCGACCTGCTGCTGCTGATGACGATCGAGCCGGGCTTCGGCGGCCAGACCTTCATGGACAGCGTGCTGCCGAAGATCGAGGCGGCCAGGCGGCTGCTCGACCAGCGCGGCCTGGACCTGTGGCTGCAGATCGACGGCGGGGTCAACGCGGAGACGGTCGAGCGGGCCGCCGCCGCCGGGGTGGACGTTTTCGTCGCCGGCACCGCCGTCTACGGGGCCGCCGACCCGGGCGCGGCCATCGAGGCGCTGCGGGCGCAGGCGCTGCGCGCGGCGCCGCGGCTCTCGCCGCCCGGCCGCGAGGCGACGGTCTGA
- a CDS encoding type II toxin-antitoxin system VapB family antitoxin, protein MALNIKNDEAQRLGRELAELTGESITTAVIVALRERLERVRAGSEPPQRRADRIVGLGRQIAVALRSHDLTVEDLYDDRGLPA, encoded by the coding sequence ATGGCTCTGAACATCAAGAACGACGAAGCGCAACGTCTCGGTCGCGAGCTCGCCGAGCTCACCGGCGAGAGCATCACCACCGCCGTGATCGTCGCGTTGCGCGAACGGCTGGAGCGCGTGCGTGCCGGCAGTGAGCCGCCGCAGCGGCGGGCAGACCGGATCGTCGGCCTCGGCCGCCAGATCGCCGTGGCGCTGCGATCCCACGACCTGACCGTCGAGGACCTCTACGACGACCGAGGCCTGCCCGCATGA
- a CDS encoding type II toxin-antitoxin system VapC family toxin → MIVDSSALVAIARAEPDAGRFAAALAAARTPAMSAVNYVEAAVVIDAARDPVASRRFDELIRAADIEVVPVTVEQAMLARRAYQDFGRGSGSPARLNFGDCFAYALASVRREPLLFKGDDFPHTDVAAADLPVVAGES, encoded by the coding sequence ATGATCGTCGACTCGTCGGCGCTCGTCGCCATCGCACGGGCCGAACCGGACGCGGGCCGGTTCGCCGCCGCGCTGGCGGCGGCGCGCACACCCGCCATGTCCGCGGTGAACTACGTGGAGGCGGCGGTGGTGATTGACGCCGCCCGCGATCCGGTCGCCAGTCGTCGGTTTGACGAGCTGATCAGGGCCGCCGACATCGAGGTCGTCCCGGTGACCGTCGAGCAGGCGATGCTGGCGAGGCGGGCCTACCAGGACTTCGGTCGGGGCAGTGGCAGTCCCGCGCGGCTGAACTTCGGCGACTGTTTCGCCTACGCGCTGGCGTCGGTCCGCCGGGAGCCGCTCCTGTTCAAGGGAGACGACTTCCCGCACACGGACGTCGCCGCGGCGGATCTCCCCGTTGTGGCGGGGGAGAGCTGA
- a CDS encoding primosomal protein N' — protein sequence MDLLPGIDVEDVRPSRGAKRDSRPRPAKPGPASRDAEIATELPVARVAAMVGFAHLDRPFDYLVPASMAAAAVPGARVRVRFAGRLVDGFVLERLERSEHAGKLAPLARVTSPEPVLTAPVARLARAVADRYAGTLADVLRLAIPPRHAAAERAAPPAAPAESAAPAESAVPAESAVPPESAAAAEMAVPAEATARPGQAAPTIKLGEPGEWRRYPAGATLLMALSAGKAPHAVWWAPPGPAWPAMIATVARAALAGGRGALVVVPDHRDVDRVADAVTAELADAGSDAGLVTALRADLGPAERYRRFLAALRGQARVVVGTRAAVFAPVANLGVVVVWDDGDDLHAEPLAPYPHTRDVAALRCHLEDAALLIGGHVPSTDAEALTRTGWARPLVLPKDEARALAPLVRPTGSDWETARDEAARSARVPSLAARAARDALAAGWPVLVQVPRRGYQPSLACAGCRRPARCAHCHGPLGRPGRERTPSCGWCARPAAAWACGTCGDGRLRASVTGDRRTAEELGRAFPGVPLRTSGRDEVLATVPAAPALVVATPGAEPVAVGGYGAVLLLDGWALLGRPDLRAGEEALRRWANAAALATPGPAGGRVVVVADEGLAPVQALVRWDPAWFVARESDDRAALGFPPATRLAVVDGSAEVLSAFLEAARLPAAAEVLGPVPLPAAARRQPAEPADDAGGARERLLLRVPRKQGGELAGALRAARGVLDARRAAAGLRVQLDPATVG from the coding sequence ATGGACCTGCTGCCCGGGATCGACGTCGAGGACGTCCGCCCGAGCCGCGGGGCGAAGCGGGACAGCCGGCCGCGCCCGGCCAAGCCCGGTCCGGCCAGCCGGGACGCGGAGATCGCTACCGAGCTGCCCGTCGCGCGGGTCGCGGCCATGGTCGGGTTCGCGCATCTGGACCGCCCGTTCGACTACCTGGTGCCCGCCTCGATGGCCGCCGCGGCGGTGCCCGGCGCGCGGGTCCGGGTCCGGTTCGCCGGGCGCCTCGTCGACGGGTTCGTGCTGGAGCGGCTGGAGCGCTCCGAGCATGCGGGCAAGCTCGCCCCGCTGGCCAGGGTGACCTCCCCGGAGCCGGTGCTGACCGCGCCGGTGGCCCGGCTCGCCCGGGCCGTCGCGGACCGGTACGCGGGCACCCTCGCCGACGTCCTGCGGCTCGCGATCCCGCCCCGGCACGCCGCGGCCGAGCGCGCCGCCCCACCGGCGGCGCCGGCCGAGTCCGCGGCGCCGGCCGAGTCCGCAGTACCGGCCGAGTCCGCAGTACCGCCCGAGTCCGCGGCGGCGGCCGAAATGGCGGTCCCGGCCGAGGCCACGGCGCGGCCCGGCCAGGCCGCGCCCACGATCAAGCTGGGCGAACCGGGGGAGTGGCGGCGCTATCCGGCCGGGGCGACATTGCTGATGGCGCTGAGCGCCGGCAAGGCGCCGCACGCCGTGTGGTGGGCGCCGCCCGGCCCGGCCTGGCCCGCCATGATCGCCACGGTCGCCCGGGCGGCGCTGGCGGGCGGCCGGGGGGCGCTGGTGGTCGTCCCCGACCATCGCGACGTCGACCGGGTCGCCGACGCGGTGACCGCCGAGCTCGCCGATGCCGGGTCCGACGCCGGGCTGGTCACCGCGCTGCGGGCCGACCTGGGGCCGGCCGAACGCTACCGGCGCTTCCTCGCGGCGCTGCGGGGCCAGGCCCGAGTGGTCGTCGGCACCCGGGCCGCCGTGTTCGCCCCCGTGGCGAACCTCGGCGTCGTGGTTGTCTGGGACGACGGCGACGACCTGCACGCCGAGCCACTCGCGCCCTACCCGCACACCCGCGACGTCGCCGCGCTGCGCTGCCACCTGGAGGACGCGGCGCTGCTGATCGGCGGCCACGTCCCGTCGACGGACGCCGAGGCGCTGACGAGGACCGGCTGGGCGCGCCCGCTGGTGCTGCCCAAGGACGAGGCCAGGGCGCTCGCCCCACTGGTCCGGCCGACCGGGTCGGACTGGGAGACGGCCCGGGACGAGGCGGCCCGCTCCGCCCGGGTTCCCTCACTCGCGGCCCGCGCGGCCCGGGACGCGCTCGCCGCCGGGTGGCCCGTCCTGGTGCAGGTGCCTCGGCGGGGCTATCAGCCGTCGCTGGCCTGTGCCGGGTGCCGGCGGCCGGCCCGGTGCGCGCACTGCCATGGCCCACTGGGCCGGCCCGGCCGGGAGCGGACGCCGTCCTGCGGGTGGTGCGCCCGTCCAGCGGCCGCCTGGGCCTGTGGTACCTGCGGGGACGGCCGGCTGCGCGCGTCGGTCACCGGCGACCGGCGGACCGCCGAGGAGCTCGGCCGGGCGTTCCCCGGCGTGCCGCTGCGCACCTCCGGGCGCGACGAGGTGCTCGCCACGGTGCCCGCGGCCCCGGCCCTCGTGGTCGCCACCCCGGGGGCTGAGCCGGTCGCCGTGGGCGGCTACGGCGCCGTGCTGCTGCTCGACGGCTGGGCGCTGCTCGGCCGGCCCGATCTGCGCGCCGGCGAGGAGGCGCTGCGCCGCTGGGCGAACGCCGCCGCGCTGGCGACCCCGGGGCCGGCCGGTGGGCGGGTCGTGGTCGTCGCCGACGAGGGCCTCGCCCCGGTGCAGGCGCTGGTCCGGTGGGACCCGGCCTGGTTCGTCGCCCGCGAGTCCGACGACCGGGCCGCGCTCGGCTTCCCGCCGGCCACCCGGCTGGCCGTGGTGGACGGCTCGGCCGAGGTGCTGAGCGCCTTCCTCGAAGCCGCACGGCTGCCGGCCGCGGCCGAGGTCCTGGGCCCCGTCCCGCTGCCGGCCGCGGCCAGGCGCCAGCCGGCCGAGCCGGCGGATGACGCGGGCGGTGCCCGCGAGCGCCTGCTGCTGCGGGTGCCCCGCAAGCAGGGCGGCGAGCTGGCCGGCGCCCTGCGCGCGGCACGCGGCGTCCTGGATGCCCGGCGCGCCGCGGCCGGCCTGCGCGTCCAGCTGGACCCGGCCACCGTCGGCTAG
- the def gene encoding peptide deformylase: MAVRDIRLFGDPVLRTKAEQVTTFDKELRKLVNDLGETMWEASGAGLAAPQLGVSLRVFTFLDDDDEIDHLINPVLGPFSEELQDGEEGCLSLPGLAFELRRPERVLAIGQNMYGDPVQVEGSGMVSRCLQHETDHLDGILFIDKLDRETKKAAMKAIREAEWANQPAPVVKASPHPLFGRAV; encoded by the coding sequence TTGGCCGTCCGTGACATTCGACTGTTCGGGGATCCGGTCTTGCGGACGAAGGCCGAGCAGGTGACGACCTTCGACAAGGAGCTGCGCAAGCTCGTCAACGACCTCGGCGAGACGATGTGGGAGGCCAGTGGCGCCGGCCTGGCCGCGCCCCAGCTCGGTGTCTCGCTGCGGGTTTTCACCTTCCTCGACGACGACGACGAGATCGACCACCTGATCAACCCGGTGCTCGGCCCGTTCTCCGAGGAGCTCCAGGACGGCGAGGAGGGCTGCCTGTCGCTGCCTGGCCTGGCCTTCGAACTGAGGCGGCCCGAGCGGGTGCTCGCCATCGGCCAGAACATGTACGGCGACCCGGTCCAGGTCGAGGGCTCCGGCATGGTCTCCCGCTGCCTGCAGCATGAGACCGACCACCTCGACGGCATCCTGTTCATCGACAAGCTGGACCGCGAGACCAAGAAGGCCGCGATGAAGGCCATCCGCGAGGCCGAGTGGGCGAACCAGCCCGCCCCCGTCGTCAAGGCCTCCCCCCACCCCCTGTTCGGCCGCGCCGTCTAG
- a CDS encoding transcription antitermination factor NusB produces the protein MLAWEVLRAVDERGAYANLLLPSLLTQRRLSGRDRGFATELTYGALRAQGLLDGLLDTVTSRPVATVDPGLRDALRLGTYQLLRTRVPARAAVGTTVDLVRATAGERPVRFANAVLRRVADRVAETGGDIATMLSAPAFERDPFGHLAVVTAHPRWIVEVFADALDGDLDEARVALEADDLRPSVHLVAPPDQLSRDELITEAHEAGLAAEPGRYSPFAVILAGGDPGSLPAVAARRAAVQDEGSQLVALALARTPTAGQDSGVTVDLCAGPGGKAALLAALLTSGQAGETLGLPEPALLAFEPRAPRAGLVAAALAGRPGAFAVRADGRYPPLPPGRVDRVLVDAPCTGLGALRRRPEARWRKLAGDAATLAGLQRQLLVSALDLARPGGVVAYVTCSPHPAETVEVVASVVEQGDAVILLDARQSLPGVPALGDGPFVQLWPHRHGTDAMFLALLRKDG, from the coding sequence ATGCTCGCCTGGGAGGTGCTGCGGGCCGTCGACGAACGCGGCGCGTACGCGAACCTGCTGCTGCCGAGCCTGCTCACCCAGCGCCGCCTCAGCGGCCGGGACCGCGGCTTCGCCACCGAGCTCACCTACGGCGCGCTGCGCGCCCAGGGCCTGCTCGACGGCCTGCTCGACACGGTCACCAGCCGCCCGGTCGCGACCGTCGACCCGGGCCTGCGGGACGCGCTGCGCCTGGGCACCTACCAGCTGCTGCGCACCCGGGTGCCGGCCCGGGCCGCCGTCGGCACGACCGTCGACCTGGTCCGGGCGACCGCCGGCGAGCGCCCGGTCCGGTTCGCGAACGCGGTGCTGCGCCGGGTCGCCGACCGCGTCGCCGAGACCGGCGGCGACATCGCCACGATGCTGTCCGCGCCGGCGTTCGAGCGTGACCCGTTCGGCCACCTCGCCGTGGTGACCGCCCATCCGCGCTGGATCGTCGAGGTCTTCGCTGACGCCCTCGACGGTGACCTCGACGAGGCCCGCGTGGCGCTGGAAGCCGACGACCTGCGCCCGTCCGTCCACCTCGTCGCCCCGCCGGACCAGCTGAGCCGGGACGAGCTGATCACCGAGGCGCACGAGGCCGGCCTGGCCGCCGAGCCGGGCCGGTACTCGCCGTTCGCCGTCATCCTCGCCGGTGGCGATCCCGGTTCCCTGCCCGCGGTGGCCGCCCGGCGGGCCGCCGTGCAGGACGAGGGCAGCCAGCTGGTGGCGCTGGCGCTGGCCCGCACCCCGACGGCCGGCCAGGACAGCGGCGTCACCGTCGACCTGTGTGCCGGTCCCGGTGGCAAGGCCGCGCTGCTCGCCGCGCTGCTCACATCGGGCCAGGCCGGCGAGACCCTCGGGCTGCCGGAGCCGGCGCTGCTGGCCTTCGAGCCGCGGGCACCGCGGGCGGGCCTGGTCGCCGCCGCGCTGGCCGGGCGGCCGGGGGCGTTCGCCGTGCGGGCCGACGGCCGCTATCCGCCACTGCCGCCGGGGCGGGTCGACCGGGTGCTGGTCGACGCGCCGTGCACCGGCCTGGGGGCGCTACGCCGCCGGCCGGAGGCCCGGTGGCGCAAGCTGGCCGGCGACGCGGCCACGCTCGCCGGGCTGCAGCGCCAGCTGCTGGTCAGCGCGCTCGACCTGGCCCGGCCGGGCGGCGTCGTCGCCTACGTGACGTGCTCGCCGCATCCCGCCGAGACCGTCGAGGTGGTCGCCTCCGTCGTCGAGCAGGGTGACGCCGTCATCCTGCTCGACGCCCGTCAGTCCCTGCCCGGCGTGCCAGCACTGGGCGACGGCCCGTTCGTCCAGCTGTGGCCGCACCGCCACGGCACCGACGCCATGTTCCTGGCCCTGCTGCGCAAGGACGGCTGA
- the fmt gene encoding methionyl-tRNA formyltransferase, with the protein MRLVFAGTPAVALPSLRRLLDSPRHEVAAVVTRPDRPAGRGRHLARSPVAELADEAGVEVLAPDRPRDPEFLARLAAIAPDCAPVVAYGALLPKAALDIPRHGWVNLHFSLLPAYRGAAPVQRAVLAGEDVTGASVFQIEEGLDSGPVFGTLTERVRARDTSGDLLERLALAGSELLVAAMDGIEDGALEPRPQPADGVTLAPKLTVEDVRVDWTLPDFAVDRLVRAATPAPGAWTTFRGARVKLAPVRPAAGAVQTPLPPGQLAIAGKDTVAVGTGTTAVLLGEVRPEGKAPMPAAAWARGVRPADGEAFA; encoded by the coding sequence ATGCGTCTCGTCTTCGCCGGCACGCCGGCGGTGGCCCTCCCCAGCCTGCGCCGGCTGCTTGACAGCCCGCGCCACGAGGTGGCCGCCGTCGTGACGAGGCCGGACCGGCCCGCCGGCCGGGGCCGTCACCTCGCCCGGTCCCCGGTCGCCGAGCTGGCGGACGAGGCCGGTGTCGAGGTGCTCGCGCCCGACCGGCCGCGCGACCCGGAGTTCCTGGCCCGGCTCGCCGCGATCGCCCCGGACTGCGCGCCGGTCGTCGCCTACGGCGCGCTGCTGCCCAAGGCCGCGCTGGACATCCCTCGGCACGGCTGGGTCAACCTGCACTTCTCGCTTCTGCCCGCCTACCGTGGCGCGGCGCCCGTCCAGCGGGCCGTGCTCGCCGGTGAGGACGTGACGGGCGCGAGCGTCTTCCAGATCGAGGAGGGCCTCGACTCCGGCCCGGTCTTCGGCACCCTGACCGAGCGGGTCCGCGCCCGCGACACCTCCGGCGACCTGCTCGAGCGGCTCGCCCTCGCCGGCTCCGAGCTGCTGGTGGCGGCCATGGACGGGATCGAGGACGGCGCCCTGGAACCGCGGCCGCAGCCGGCCGACGGCGTCACGCTCGCGCCCAAGCTCACGGTCGAGGACGTCCGGGTCGACTGGACGCTGCCCGACTTCGCGGTCGACCGGCTCGTCCGGGCCGCCACCCCGGCGCCCGGCGCCTGGACGACCTTCCGCGGCGCCCGGGTCAAGCTGGCCCCGGTCCGCCCGGCCGCCGGCGCCGTCCAGACCCCGCTGCCCCCAGGGCAGCTCGCCATCGCCGGGAAGGACACCGTCGCCGTCGGCACCGGGACGACCGCGGTGCTGCTCGGCGAGGTCCGCCCGGAGGGCAAGGCACCGATGCCGGCCGCGGCCTGGGCCCGCGGCGTCCGCCCCGCCGACGGCGAGGCCTTCGCGTGA
- a CDS encoding riboflavin synthase, which produces MFTGIVEELGTVAAVTEHAAAAELTIGSTAVLEDVRRGASIAVNGVCLTVTSFTPPGEVDPRTGTRVFTADVMLETLRRSALGALTAGDRVNLERPVRLADRLGGHLVQGHVDGVGTVVDRAPDEHWEVVRIALPEGLDRYLVEKGSITVDGVSLTVVDVTPATPEAPASFTVSLIPTTLADTTLGTRNVGAPVNLEVDVVAKYVEKLAAPVLGQLSTTVGRLDPAPPLPAPPVGPPRASAPTAARQTAASAKGAGR; this is translated from the coding sequence ATGTTCACCGGCATCGTCGAGGAACTCGGCACTGTCGCCGCGGTCACCGAGCACGCGGCCGCGGCCGAGCTGACCATCGGCTCCACGGCCGTACTGGAAGACGTGCGCCGCGGCGCGTCGATCGCCGTCAACGGCGTCTGTCTCACTGTCACCTCCTTCACCCCGCCGGGTGAGGTCGACCCGCGCACCGGCACCCGCGTGTTCACCGCCGATGTGATGCTGGAGACGCTGCGGCGCTCGGCGCTCGGCGCGCTGACGGCCGGCGACCGGGTCAACCTGGAACGGCCGGTGCGCCTCGCCGACCGGCTCGGCGGCCACCTCGTCCAGGGGCACGTCGACGGCGTCGGCACGGTCGTCGACCGGGCGCCGGACGAGCACTGGGAGGTCGTGCGGATCGCGCTGCCCGAGGGGCTCGACCGCTACCTCGTCGAGAAGGGCTCCATCACCGTCGACGGCGTGAGCCTGACCGTCGTCGACGTCACGCCCGCCACCCCCGAGGCTCCCGCGTCGTTCACCGTCAGCCTGATCCCGACGACGCTCGCCGACACGACGCTCGGCACCCGGAATGTCGGGGCCCCGGTGAACCTTGAGGTCGACGTCGTGGCCAAGTACGTGGAGAAGCTCGCCGCTCCCGTCCTCGGCCAGCTGTCGACCACGGTGGGGCGCCTCGACCCGGCCCCGCCGTTGCCCGCACCACCCGTCGGCCCACCGCGGGCGAGCGCGCCCACGGCCGCCCGGCAGACGGCCGCCAGCGCGAAGGGAGCCGGCCGATGA